The following are encoded together in the Pedobacter sp. D749 genome:
- a CDS encoding BlaI/MecI/CopY family transcriptional regulator: protein MKNNQTENNLPEPTKAELEILQVLWEFGPSTVRFVNDKLNEQREVNYTSTLKQMQILTEKGILKRDESQMKHIYIPVEAEEKTKVQLLDRFINTLYKGSASQLMMQLLGNEKTSKKEIEEIKRLLDGMD from the coding sequence ATGAAAAATAATCAAACTGAAAATAACCTGCCTGAACCTACCAAAGCTGAATTAGAAATTCTTCAGGTATTATGGGAATTCGGTCCATCTACAGTTCGGTTTGTAAACGATAAATTGAACGAACAACGGGAGGTAAATTATACCTCAACATTAAAGCAAATGCAGATCTTAACCGAAAAAGGGATATTAAAACGTGATGAAAGCCAAATGAAACACATTTATATTCCTGTTGAGGCTGAGGAGAAGACTAAAGTTCAGTTGCTAGACCGTTTCATAAATACATTGTACAAAGGCTCTGCATCGCAGTTAATGATGCAGCTTTTGGGGAATGAGAAAACATCAAAAAAGGAAATCGAAGAGATTAAGCGGCTATTGGATGGCATGGACTAA
- a CDS encoding DNA alkylation repair protein, which translates to MASPLKDLYSPAFYDRLSNALAVSIPKFDKENFIKAVFIPEFESKELKERMKHTSKVLHGFLPEDYPQSIELIKKTITQLRIQGIGEDGLAYMFLPDYIETYGIDDFENSVEALEFVTQFVSCEFAVRPFILKYENQMILRMQQWSLHESHKVRRLASEGSRPRLPWAMGIPFLKKDPTSILPILENLKTDPSEYVRRSVANSLNDIAKDHPQVVLNIAKNWSGLGVETDAIIKHGSRTLLKQGHADILKHYGLDDAGILLKDFKILTPQIKIGESLEFSFSILNENPTEQKVRLEYAIYYKKKNGQNTKKVYKISERIYPAGATINIIRKQKFVLITTRRFHLGDHQISIIINGAEKEISHFELTA; encoded by the coding sequence ATGGCCAGCCCACTGAAAGACTTATACTCTCCTGCTTTTTATGATCGTTTAAGCAATGCCTTAGCGGTTAGCATTCCAAAATTTGATAAGGAAAATTTTATCAAAGCGGTTTTTATTCCTGAATTTGAATCAAAGGAGCTTAAAGAGCGGATGAAACATACCTCGAAGGTTTTACATGGTTTTTTACCCGAAGATTATCCACAAAGTATTGAGCTGATCAAAAAAACAATTACACAATTAAGGATCCAGGGAATCGGGGAGGATGGCCTGGCCTATATGTTCCTGCCGGATTATATCGAAACTTATGGTATAGACGATTTTGAAAACTCAGTTGAGGCACTTGAGTTTGTAACCCAGTTTGTAAGCTGTGAGTTTGCGGTGCGTCCTTTTATATTAAAGTACGAAAATCAGATGATCTTAAGAATGCAGCAATGGTCGCTGCACGAAAGCCATAAAGTGAGAAGATTAGCCAGCGAAGGCAGCCGTCCGCGATTACCCTGGGCTATGGGAATCCCCTTTCTAAAAAAAGACCCGACCTCCATTTTACCCATACTGGAAAATCTTAAAACAGATCCATCAGAATATGTAAGACGGAGTGTTGCCAATAGCTTAAATGATATTGCAAAAGATCATCCCCAGGTTGTGTTAAACATTGCGAAAAACTGGTCGGGTTTGGGTGTCGAAACAGATGCCATTATTAAACATGGTAGCCGTACCTTACTTAAACAAGGCCATGCCGATATCCTTAAACATTATGGTTTAGATGATGCAGGAATTTTATTAAAAGATTTCAAAATCTTAACGCCTCAGATCAAAATCGGCGAAAGCCTGGAATTTTCATTTTCTATTCTCAATGAAAATCCAACTGAGCAAAAAGTGAGACTGGAATACGCTATTTACTACAAAAAAAAAAATGGGCAGAACACCAAAAAAGTGTATAAAATTTCAGAAAGAATTTATCCTGCAGGTGCAACCATAAATATCATCCGAAAACAAAAATTTGTGCTGATTACCACACGTAGATTTCATCTGGGCGACCACCAGATTTCGATAATCATTAACGGTGCCGAAAAGGAAATTTCACATTTTGAATTAACAGCTTAA
- a CDS encoding NUDIX domain-containing protein produces MKQSAGILLFRRKDQQVEFFLVHPGGPFFAKKDLGFWTVPKGELNEGEEALTAAVREFKEETGQSLAGDFIELTPIVQKGGKKVLCWAVEGELDPSTIVSNTFEIEWPPRSGKRQSFAEIDKAQWFAYSDAAKYINEKQIALLDELKSRLSC; encoded by the coding sequence ATGAAACAAAGCGCCGGAATATTGCTCTTCAGAAGAAAAGATCAGCAGGTAGAATTTTTCCTGGTTCACCCTGGCGGACCGTTCTTTGCCAAAAAAGATCTTGGCTTTTGGACAGTACCCAAAGGAGAATTAAATGAGGGTGAAGAAGCTTTAACGGCTGCCGTCCGCGAATTTAAAGAAGAAACTGGTCAGAGTTTAGCCGGCGACTTCATCGAACTAACGCCTATTGTGCAAAAGGGAGGTAAAAAAGTATTGTGCTGGGCAGTAGAAGGAGAACTTGATCCCTCAACAATTGTCAGCAATACCTTCGAAATAGAATGGCCGCCCCGATCGGGTAAAAGGCAAAGTTTTGCTGAAATAGATAAAGCCCAGTGGTTTGCCTATTCCGATGCAGCTAAATACATTAATGAAAAGCAGATCGCTTTGCTCGATGAATTAAAATCCAGGTTAAGCTGTTAA
- a CDS encoding M56 family metallopeptidase — MEFKLINLLPENWLHALGATLFHSLWLGVILALLAGLVMFTTRKASATWRYNLLTVCLALFVIAIAITFYQELKQPVNHGQSQTVHQIGINMPKAIGDQQAVTNVQQDMYSGLNRILSLWNAYAYQIVLVWFLIICGKSIQLMVGLNGVHHLRNHKTYAAGKKWDEKLNELSQKLGLTEQVKVMQSGIAQVPMVVGHFKPLILIPLGLLNGLSNAEVEAILSHELAHIKRKDYLVNLLQSFIEIVFFFNPAVLWVSQLIKTEREHCCDDLAIACVNDRKNYVQALIVCQEFKQRAPAYAMAMSGNKGSLLHRASRMLFNTNSTLNKMEKTILTIALVSVVVCSAAFKSVGHAKTVTRKEISTSTVALQDTTRKKARPAEGKSADQLEKEISAKMDSQLKKLNEKQQQTKEDIKAIQADEKARLDDEKARQADERARLDDVKQAQEDAKQAVIDAKQAELDRKQAIADAKMAENDSKQAIADAKQAAEDAKENKKWAQDDKEGRGKRVPRAPRPPRAPKAPHAVPPVPSVPPVPPTPSVPPTPPVYNQNTNTRTSSQRTVTSKTVTNGDGHDYTNDINRELMKDGIISSTNKLSYKLNKDELIVNGVKQNTDIQKKYKKRFLKNDSHSLMYNFLIENNKN, encoded by the coding sequence ATGGAATTTAAATTAATCAACCTTTTGCCCGAAAACTGGCTTCATGCCCTTGGCGCTACCTTGTTCCACTCTTTGTGGCTTGGTGTAATTTTAGCTTTGCTGGCCGGTTTGGTCATGTTTACTACCCGTAAGGCAAGTGCTACATGGCGTTATAACCTGCTTACAGTATGTTTAGCTTTATTTGTTATTGCAATAGCTATCACTTTTTATCAGGAGCTTAAACAACCGGTTAACCATGGGCAGTCGCAGACTGTTCATCAAATCGGAATTAACATGCCAAAGGCAATTGGAGATCAACAAGCGGTTACAAATGTACAGCAAGATATGTATTCTGGGCTGAACAGGATCCTTTCTTTATGGAATGCTTACGCCTATCAGATTGTATTGGTGTGGTTCCTGATTATTTGTGGAAAAAGTATCCAGTTAATGGTTGGTTTAAATGGTGTACACCACCTGCGTAATCATAAAACCTACGCTGCGGGTAAAAAATGGGATGAAAAATTAAATGAACTATCTCAAAAACTGGGTTTAACCGAACAGGTTAAGGTGATGCAATCGGGTATTGCCCAGGTACCTATGGTAGTGGGACATTTTAAGCCTTTAATCCTTATCCCTTTGGGTTTGCTCAATGGTTTATCAAATGCGGAAGTAGAAGCCATCCTCTCTCATGAACTGGCACACATCAAGCGCAAAGATTACCTGGTAAACCTACTGCAGAGCTTTATTGAGATTGTATTCTTCTTTAACCCGGCGGTACTTTGGGTATCGCAATTAATAAAAACAGAGCGCGAGCATTGCTGCGATGATTTGGCCATCGCCTGTGTAAACGATCGCAAAAACTACGTTCAGGCCCTTATTGTGTGCCAGGAATTTAAGCAGCGTGCACCTGCTTATGCCATGGCCATGAGCGGGAATAAAGGTAGCCTGCTGCACAGAGCAAGCAGGATGTTATTCAATACCAATTCAACTTTAAACAAAATGGAAAAGACAATATTAACCATCGCCCTGGTATCGGTAGTGGTTTGCAGTGCCGCCTTTAAAAGCGTTGGCCATGCAAAAACAGTTACCAGAAAAGAAATAAGCACTTCAACTGTAGCTTTGCAGGATACGACCAGGAAAAAAGCCAGGCCTGCTGAAGGAAAATCTGCAGATCAACTGGAAAAGGAAATCAGTGCAAAAATGGACAGCCAGCTGAAAAAGCTGAATGAAAAGCAACAACAAACGAAAGAAGATATAAAGGCAATACAAGCAGATGAAAAAGCCAGATTAGATGATGAAAAAGCTAGACAAGCGGATGAAAGAGCAAGGCTGGACGATGTAAAACAGGCCCAGGAAGACGCTAAGCAAGCTGTTATTGATGCGAAGCAAGCCGAACTGGACCGTAAGCAGGCTATTGCCGATGCTAAAATGGCCGAAAATGATTCGAAACAAGCCATTGCTGATGCTAAACAAGCTGCCGAAGATGCAAAAGAAAATAAAAAGTGGGCACAGGATGATAAAGAGGGTAGAGGAAAGCGTGTGCCACGAGCACCACGTCCGCCTAGAGCACCAAAAGCGCCCCACGCTGTACCGCCAGTACCATCGGTACCTCCAGTTCCGCCAACTCCATCTGTACCCCCAACACCCCCCGTATACAACCAAAACACAAATACCAGAACCAGTTCACAACGTACCGTTACCTCAAAAACCGTAACCAATGGTGACGGACATGATTATACCAACGATATCAATCGGGAATTGATGAAAGACGGCATCATCAGCAGCACCAATAAACTATCATACAAACTCAATAAAGATGAGCTGATTGTAAACGGTGTGAAACAAAATACCGACATTCAGAAAAAATACAAAAAGAGGTTTTTGAAAAATGACAGTCACTCGCTGATGTATAATTTCCTGATCGAAAATAATAAAAACTAA
- a CDS encoding DUF2911 domain-containing protein produces the protein MKTMIKSIALLFTAITVSVSAMAQDAQPKPSPAATATGKVKGATITINYSSPAVKGRKIWGGLEAFDKVWRAGANEATTFETDKDIVVEGKPLAAGKYSFFLIPKESGTWTAIFNKEPKQWGAYKYEEAKDALRVDVKTKALKATQERLVYKITKSGFSLEWDKISVPVTIK, from the coding sequence ATGAAAACGATGATTAAATCAATCGCGTTGCTATTTACAGCAATTACCGTTTCTGTAAGTGCAATGGCACAAGATGCACAGCCTAAGCCAAGTCCTGCGGCAACTGCAACAGGAAAAGTTAAAGGTGCAACCATTACCATTAACTACAGCAGTCCGGCAGTAAAAGGGCGTAAAATCTGGGGCGGTTTAGAAGCCTTTGATAAAGTATGGCGCGCAGGTGCAAACGAGGCTACTACTTTCGAAACCGATAAAGATATCGTGGTAGAAGGTAAACCTTTGGCGGCAGGAAAATACAGCTTCTTTTTAATCCCTAAAGAAAGTGGAACCTGGACAGCTATTTTTAACAAAGAACCAAAACAATGGGGTGCTTATAAATACGAAGAAGCTAAAGATGCTTTGCGTGTTGATGTTAAAACCAAAGCCTTAAAAGCTACACAAGAGCGTTTGGTTTATAAAATTACCAAAAGCGGATTCTCTTTAGAATGGGATAAAATTTCTGTTCCGGTTACTATTAAATAG
- a CDS encoding NAD(P)-dependent oxidoreductase — protein MNTTKIGWIGLGNMGIPMAEQLIKADYAVTVYNRSKDKETALKEMGALIAETPKELIATTDVVIIMVSDDAAIEQIFNGPEGLSSAEISGKIVINMSTVSPAISKEMNTLCKEKGAQYLDAPVSGSVKQAETGQLVIMVGGDETAFEQVKPMLEKMGKMAVRLGDTGAGNVAKLAINSLLALYTQGLAETVVFANQQGIETEDLLNLLNNGAIANIFTKIKGDAIIADNYKPAFALKHIVKDLTLAKAIGLDSPLAKTALKTFEEATAKYGEEDLIAVIKQVKG, from the coding sequence ATGAACACAACAAAAATAGGTTGGATTGGCTTGGGTAATATGGGGATCCCAATGGCGGAGCAATTGATAAAAGCTGATTATGCAGTTACCGTTTATAACAGGAGTAAAGATAAAGAAACTGCTTTGAAAGAAATGGGTGCATTGATTGCCGAAACGCCCAAAGAGTTGATTGCAACTACTGATGTAGTAATCATTATGGTATCTGATGATGCTGCAATTGAGCAGATTTTTAATGGACCGGAAGGCCTTTCTAGCGCAGAAATTTCAGGTAAAATCGTGATTAATATGAGTACCGTTTCTCCTGCTATTTCAAAAGAAATGAACACACTGTGTAAAGAAAAAGGAGCACAATATTTAGATGCACCGGTTTCAGGAAGTGTAAAACAGGCAGAAACAGGGCAACTGGTGATTATGGTAGGTGGCGATGAAACTGCTTTCGAACAGGTAAAACCCATGCTCGAAAAAATGGGTAAAATGGCAGTGCGCCTGGGCGATACAGGTGCAGGTAATGTGGCTAAACTGGCCATTAATTCATTACTGGCTTTATATACCCAAGGTTTGGCTGAAACCGTAGTATTTGCCAATCAGCAAGGAATTGAAACTGAAGACCTGCTTAATCTGCTCAACAATGGCGCTATAGCCAATATCTTCACCAAAATTAAAGGCGATGCCATTATAGCCGATAACTATAAGCCTGCTTTTGCCCTTAAACATATTGTAAAAGATTTAACCCTGGCCAAAGCAATCGGACTTGATTCACCTTTGGCCAAGACCGCATTAAAGACTTTTGAGGAAGCAACCGCCAAATATGGAGAGGAAGATTTGATTGCCGTGATTAAGCAGGTTAAAGGGTAG
- a CDS encoding glycoside hydrolase domain-containing protein yields MKFPIKLLTLLPLLSLNVLAQQKSQMFSVKTAKPVDQVNVFLGSSADHGQMSPAASAPFSMLSIGPQTYPKTHTGYEYLAKKFEGFTHNRFEGVGCQGSGGNIFIKPFLGNDPAQSELIKISEKASPGYYEVGFENKIKASFTVLGKAGKHAYQFPKGPKGFYLDLGYAFNGAFVAESHEVNGNTVSGWITSKTTCGAGKYKLFYYMEIGDNVSWKVIDDHKMMAMLKGELTSVGINVALSSVSVEAAKASLNKNPFNAVKEQSKADWNTNLSKIAVNGDLESARLFYSLLYRTMQSPYVISEADGTYRNTKGEIQKDKEIRYNGWAIWDNYRTQLPLLSLIEQERYTGMITSIADLYNSGKKDYASQNEPSNTVRSEHAIVVLLDAYRKGYPVDFNKIADSLVKEVNGLDYKSPDKALESCYDKWALAEIFKILQHKEKSNFYLNKALEYKKYWNKDFKDMTKNDVDRMQARGLYQGTIWQYRWFVPYDFKGLIELDGGEKSYLAKLDEFFARDLYNHANEPDLQVPLMYNITRSGYKSQYWMHQLAADTVIQNYFNDNSRGIGSYIGKIYRNQPHAYLRTMDDDAGAMSAWYVFAASGFSPACVGWPIYYLNVPLFPSLSYNLPKGKTFTIETENFGSKNKYIKEVFLNGKPFKKNFITQEDINAGGVLKIIASAAPVKISDTENWISDLEK; encoded by the coding sequence ATGAAGTTCCCTATTAAACTACTGACTTTATTACCGCTTCTTTCATTAAACGTTTTAGCACAACAAAAATCACAGATGTTTTCTGTTAAAACGGCAAAGCCTGTAGATCAGGTAAACGTGTTTTTAGGATCTTCTGCCGATCATGGGCAGATGTCGCCGGCTGCATCGGCTCCTTTTAGCATGTTGAGCATTGGTCCGCAGACTTATCCCAAAACACATACCGGTTACGAATATCTCGCTAAGAAATTTGAAGGTTTTACCCACAACCGTTTCGAAGGCGTGGGTTGCCAGGGCTCGGGTGGTAATATTTTCATCAAACCATTTTTAGGTAACGATCCGGCACAATCAGAGTTGATTAAGATTTCTGAAAAAGCCAGTCCGGGGTACTATGAAGTTGGTTTTGAAAATAAAATTAAAGCCAGTTTTACCGTATTGGGCAAGGCTGGAAAGCATGCCTACCAATTTCCGAAAGGACCCAAAGGTTTTTATCTAGATTTAGGTTATGCTTTTAATGGTGCTTTTGTAGCCGAATCGCACGAGGTAAATGGTAATACAGTGAGCGGATGGATTACCTCGAAAACAACTTGTGGAGCAGGTAAGTATAAGTTGTTTTATTATATGGAAATCGGCGATAATGTATCGTGGAAAGTAATAGATGATCATAAAATGATGGCCATGCTCAAAGGAGAACTGACCTCCGTGGGAATCAACGTTGCACTTTCGTCGGTAAGTGTCGAGGCTGCAAAAGCGTCTCTCAATAAAAATCCGTTCAATGCTGTAAAAGAACAAAGCAAAGCCGATTGGAATACAAATCTTTCTAAAATTGCTGTAAATGGCGACCTGGAAAGTGCAAGGTTATTCTACTCACTTTTATATCGTACCATGCAGTCGCCTTATGTGATTTCTGAGGCAGACGGAACCTACCGCAATACAAAAGGCGAAATTCAGAAAGATAAAGAAATTCGCTACAATGGCTGGGCCATCTGGGATAATTACCGAACGCAATTACCTTTGCTTTCGTTAATTGAACAAGAACGTTATACTGGAATGATCACTTCAATTGCCGATCTGTATAACTCAGGTAAAAAAGATTATGCTAGTCAGAATGAACCCTCAAATACGGTACGCTCTGAACATGCTATAGTGGTTTTGCTCGACGCCTATCGAAAAGGTTATCCAGTAGATTTTAATAAGATTGCTGATTCGCTGGTGAAAGAAGTAAATGGGCTGGATTATAAATCGCCGGATAAGGCTTTAGAATCGTGTTACGATAAATGGGCCTTAGCAGAAATCTTTAAGATTTTGCAGCATAAAGAAAAATCTAATTTTTATCTCAATAAAGCTCTTGAATACAAGAAATATTGGAATAAGGACTTTAAAGACATGACTAAAAATGATGTTGACCGCATGCAGGCCCGTGGTTTATACCAAGGCACCATTTGGCAATACCGATGGTTTGTACCTTATGATTTTAAAGGATTGATTGAGCTGGACGGGGGAGAGAAATCTTATCTGGCAAAACTGGATGAATTTTTTGCCCGCGATTTATACAACCATGCCAATGAACCCGATTTGCAGGTACCATTGATGTATAATATAACCAGGTCTGGTTATAAATCACAGTATTGGATGCATCAATTGGCAGCTGATACGGTAATCCAGAATTATTTTAACGATAACAGCCGCGGAATTGGTAGTTATATCGGTAAAATTTACAGAAACCAGCCACATGCTTATTTGCGTACGATGGACGATGATGCTGGTGCGATGAGTGCCTGGTATGTGTTTGCAGCAAGTGGTTTTTCTCCTGCCTGCGTAGGCTGGCCGATTTATTATTTAAATGTACCTTTATTTCCATCGTTAAGTTATAACCTGCCAAAAGGGAAAACTTTTACCATCGAAACGGAAAATTTTGGTTCAAAGAATAAATATATAAAGGAAGTTTTTCTTAACGGAAAGCCTTTTAAAAAGAATTTTATCACACAAGAGGATATCAATGCAGGGGGAGTGCTGAAAATCATTGCTTCGGCCGCTCCGGTTAAAATTTCGGATACGGAAAACTGGATTTCGGATCTTGAAAAATAA
- a CDS encoding sodium:solute symporter: MSNIDWAVLIFTLLAVVTYGVFIGRGQKSNASYLKADNKMPWYIVLLGIMATQASAITFLSAPGQAYTDGMRFVQYYFGLPLAMIVICITFIPIFQRLNVYTAYEYLENRFDKKTRVLTSLLFLFSRGLSTGISIYAPSIILSSVLNWNIYLTNILTGGILLIYTYVGGAKAIAHTQKLQFLIILGTMAFAGYLLVQHMPDGIGFKDALYLAGKSGKLNVITTDFDWKDKYNIWSGLIGGFFLALSYFGTDQSQVGRYITAKDNTNAKMGLLLNGLVKIPMQFAILLIGALLFAFFSLKPAPIYFNERSYQYLKETQPQQAAAFEKEHDALAQKFNQQSKNILEEKEKQSPSLNSSIENFKSTQKQVKELHGRVEEAINKSNYNAEKTDTNYIFLYFVKNTLPVGMIGLLFAVIFLASWGSISAALNSLAACSLKDIHLIFVKKEVDDETELKYSRLHTLAWGIFSIAVAMFATQMGSLIEAVNVLGSLFYGPILGIFLVAFYFKKINGPIVFISAILSEIAVVAVYEFDIVSFLWLNVIGAAAVIAFSLLGLLFRKPKMAVSE, encoded by the coding sequence ATGAGTAATATCGATTGGGCTGTACTGATATTTACTTTACTTGCTGTGGTAACCTATGGCGTTTTTATTGGTCGCGGGCAGAAAAGCAATGCATCCTATTTAAAGGCCGATAATAAAATGCCATGGTACATTGTGCTATTAGGGATTATGGCTACACAGGCCAGTGCCATTACTTTTTTATCAGCACCCGGGCAAGCTTATACCGATGGGATGCGCTTCGTGCAATATTATTTTGGACTGCCGCTGGCGATGATTGTAATCTGCATTACTTTCATCCCGATTTTTCAAAGGTTAAATGTATATACCGCCTACGAATATCTGGAAAACCGTTTTGATAAAAAGACAAGGGTTTTAACTTCATTGCTATTTTTGTTCTCGCGTGGATTATCAACCGGTATTAGTATTTATGCACCAAGTATTATCCTCTCGAGCGTTTTAAACTGGAATATTTACCTAACCAATATCCTCACCGGAGGCATTTTATTGATTTATACTTATGTAGGTGGCGCAAAAGCAATTGCACATACACAAAAACTACAGTTTTTAATTATCCTGGGTACCATGGCCTTCGCCGGATACCTTTTGGTGCAGCATATGCCTGATGGAATCGGATTTAAAGATGCGCTTTACCTGGCCGGAAAATCGGGTAAGTTGAATGTAATTACCACCGATTTCGACTGGAAGGATAAATACAATATCTGGAGTGGTTTAATAGGAGGTTTTTTTCTTGCACTTTCTTACTTCGGCACAGATCAGAGCCAGGTTGGAAGATACATTACCGCGAAGGACAATACCAACGCAAAAATGGGATTACTGTTGAATGGACTGGTTAAAATACCGATGCAGTTTGCTATCCTCTTAATCGGTGCGTTATTATTTGCTTTCTTCTCATTAAAGCCGGCACCGATTTATTTCAATGAGCGTTCCTACCAGTATTTAAAAGAAACTCAGCCTCAGCAAGCTGCAGCTTTCGAGAAAGAACACGATGCGTTAGCGCAGAAATTTAACCAGCAATCAAAAAATATTCTTGAAGAAAAGGAAAAGCAATCACCATCGCTAAATTCTTCGATAGAAAATTTTAAATCGACGCAAAAACAGGTGAAAGAACTGCACGGCAGGGTAGAAGAAGCCATCAACAAATCGAATTATAATGCAGAGAAAACCGATACCAATTATATCTTTTTATACTTTGTAAAGAATACCCTTCCGGTTGGAATGATCGGCCTGCTTTTCGCAGTCATCTTTTTGGCCAGTTGGGGCTCTATTTCGGCTGCGTTAAATTCGCTGGCTGCCTGTTCCTTAAAAGATATACACCTCATTTTTGTTAAAAAAGAAGTAGACGACGAAACCGAACTGAAATATAGCCGTTTGCATACATTAGCCTGGGGCATTTTTTCAATAGCTGTTGCCATGTTTGCTACACAAATGGGTTCGCTAATCGAAGCCGTTAATGTACTGGGTTCACTTTTCTACGGGCCAATTCTTGGTATTTTTTTAGTGGCATTTTATTTTAAAAAGATAAACGGGCCTATTGTATTTATTTCGGCGATCTTGTCCGAAATTGCCGTTGTCGCTGTCTATGAGTTTGATATTGTTTCATTCCTTTGGCTCAATGTAATCGGCGCAGCAGCAGTAATTGCTTTTTCACTGCTAGGCTTGTTGTTTCGCAAACCGAAGATGGCTGTAAGCGAATAA